The Rhododendron vialii isolate Sample 1 chromosome 3a, ASM3025357v1 nucleotide sequence acaaaagttaattagGTCGCTCTCCTGTGTAACACATGCAGCctggtatatatatattcatgatCAGGTTTCCAGATTTCGAACACTGGACATGAGAGAGTAACATCTTAACAAGAGATTAAACTATTCTCAATTCAATCGGTTATAAATTAGACTTCACAAGATTAAACTACTAGCTATTCTTCAAACATGTTTTTGAGTTGCTCGATCTAGTAATTTTTTATCAATAGATAGAATATTCGTACCAACTTCATAATCTGCACAATATCATTCCCCGATCGGACAGCTCAAGTTTTTTTGAGAGATTGACCTAGTGGTTAAGGCTTGCGGTTTCTGAAGTTTTCTCCTCCCTACGTACAATCTTGATTTAAAATCCCTCAAGCGCTATGATCAACTCTCATGAAGCCAGTTCAGACAGAGCTTTGTTGCAAAATTAAATGAGTCCCGCAATCAATCCACCGCTAATGGATGGTAGAATTCCTTGAGAAAATGTTTAGGATGTGCAACAAAGCTCGTTTGAAATCGGCTCGTCTCACAAATTTAAGCtaaatttgaacatatttttaagcTCGAATTGAGATTTTAAACCAAGCTTGATCAACTGGttgctcggctcgtttatcaccccACTTCTATCATGAAATTAAAAAACGTAAATAGTAGTAATTCAAACCatgttctttttgaaattttggatttgaaattctCATTCTATGCACGATCCCCAATAAAGATTGTACtagcttttccaaaaaaaaaaaaattgtagtacttgtagttcaaaaaaacaaaaagggtgaGGTGGTCCAGGTGGAAATTgagtaataattaattaaagtcATCAAATCACAATCAAGCACTTAAAATGGGGCCGAGGTGACAAGACAATACACATCGCTGTTAAACACGTATGAATATGATGATGGATGCAATTGCCAAATTTTGAGTTTCCTTATCCTctaataaattaaaaatcatTGGCTGCCTTTATTTGTCTTTTCCAAATCCAATACTTTTATTTGCAAGTATTTTCAAATTTACACGTAAGCATTGCATAAGACTGATAccataaaactaattttttttaattttttcagatGTGGCATtgactttcaagtttcaatcaGGGCAGGTTCTCTTTGTTTAATAATCAACCGAAGTTACCGCTAGGAGAAGTAAAAGTGGGAGAGTTCTGACTTTTGAAAGGCCACTTAATTAATTACGTGAATcatgcatggctaagattttggcaaattcatttttttttttcatcagtAAAAGAGGTGAGCTAGATTGAACCAATGTGATGATCTCGAGATCAGAGGAGAAACTCCCCCGATTTAGAATGTTCAGCCTTAAGCCATACCTGACCCAACCAGGAAGCAAATATTGATCCGTTACCACTTCGTGAGCTCCGTCACCAGACCCCACCGAAGTGAGCCCCTCCCCCAACCGATTTTGGCATgttcatttctttttatctttgtcctctttttttgtttttccagcTTAACTGTTCCATCCTACATAGTGAAGTatttatcatattttttttgccaatcggTAGGAGagatctgtagacaccccaatttagaCATATTATTTATCCTTAATTTGTGCCCTTGAGGCTTCCTGATGATAAAACGGAATCAAAATAAGACTCCGCTAAAACTTGAACGACGCCTCTTGGacttttacaaaccaaaactaTCCTTTTTCGCGACaccctgagggtaaaatgggcacacatttcagtgtataaaatatatttgaatgaaaccaactgggttagaaagaggagtTAACTAGCTTTTCAACGCTTAGAAAAATACCTAAAATCGAGTTCGGCAGTGTCCGTGACGCCCTTCTGAATTTGGGCAAacactcctgagcgcttgggaccactcctgagcgctcggaAGTgccactcttgagcgctcaggagaTCTGATAGGCCAATGCTTGTTGAGCTTGACCATTGATCATGACTTTTTTAGGTTTTCAAATCTGCAATTCAAACCTGAATGTAGCAGAGGCTTGCTTGAGCCAGAAGGGCATCTCATCATGTCATTTCCACAAAcccccccacccaccccccccccaaaaataaaaaaaaaaattgttttcatttttgatttgattttcaaatgaaaatcctAATTTTGGCTTGCCTATAAATCCCCCCATGTTCTACCTTTCAAGGGGCCACGAAATTTCTCTCTAACTCCCCCCCATTTCGCTGTCAAACCTTACTCTTTAAACCCTCTCAAACATTTCCTAAAAGTCTATTATTACTCAAGtatttttccaagaaaatcacaaaaacaCTTCCAGTCTTAGATACatctaaaactattttttttactgttttcaatctatttcCAAGCAAAAGAATCAGTCTAAGAAGCAAAGTTCaagtcaagcaaaggtataaaggCTCATTTTATACTTCGAAATCTACTGTTTTCAAACTTCTGAGGGGGTTCAAGGGCCCATACCAGTTCCTTAAACTGGTTGTGAGCTCATTTGATCTTAGTTTAGCAACAAGAACAAGAGGAGCacaaagaaggaaaatattttttctgggGCACTATggtcactcccgagcgctcgggagtactattgtcaccaaaatcctgttttgtcaccaaatgtCATTTTTCCTGTATTTCAGTAGATCCTGGGTATGCATTGGTCTTTCCAGAGcctagttagttttattttttgttgtaagGAAGCAAAGCTCAAATGGTTAAGACCAGTTCTTAGCTGTTTAAGCTCTTTGCTGAGCACTAGTGCATATTAGTAGTTATGTGTTACTGTTTTAAGTATCATATTGCATCTGTTCTAACCAAGGTTTGCACGGTGGCTCAGCAGAGCTCCTGAACGCTCAGGAGTGATTCCAGGGGCAGTAGTTGActttctgtcattttttttactttgtatcATTTCATTATCATATATTGTATACTGGCACATGCATGCACCCTTTATTCGATATATCCGTGGATACTTGTTTCGGCCCCATGactgattttcttttattacaacttcattattatattaacaATTAGAAAGATAAGAATGTTTTATCATCACACACTGCTGCCTAGTATATATTGATGTTAGCATAATGTTCATAATAAGAAAATGTTAACTCTAATCTATATAAGTTATTAGAacattttaaaagtaattttataatACAACAAATATGAAGAAGAATAAAACCAGTATTTTAGAGTATCAAAGACTCAAATACCTTTAATAAAATTATTGgctagttttttttataactatatATAGTGATAATACATACctttttttgtaaatatagatcatgattaatttttataGAAAACAAATGTTTGACATAAAAATAGTAACGTGAGTAATATCGAAAATGTTAACAAAGGATTTGTACCCTATAGTAAGGACATGTagattaataatttaaaaaaattattaatttactTGTTTAAGAAAATTACCGTGCATATAATAAACGTAAGGGTGTCGGCCCAATCATAATACACTACGTGTTTCACATACTCGCACACTTTTAATTGATATACttgttatctcattgaaatgaaTTATGTTATGAGTTGAGTTTTATTGATGAATTATGATGAACATGCTAGATTCGACTTAGGGTCATGGGATGGTTTCGAGTAATGAACACATAGACATGGATAAGTAAAtgataaaatagtaaaattgaTTTACGATGTTGGGTGCCCGTAAAGGACCCTAGTACTTTAAAATACCTTTAGATGAGTTGGAGAACGGTAAAAGTCTCCAAGTATAGTATTTTGGAAAACCGTAAAGGATCCCTgaatatggtacaatacccaaTGTGTGGATTAGGAGTATGGTAAAGCACCCAGTGTatagagttgggagacggtaaaAGGGATCTCGGTATGAAGATGATGTGACCTCTAATGCTTGAGATGTCATGATGAGCTATTCTCCTATAATGGTTGTGGACGAATCCGTATTAGTCAATACATAATTTAGTTGTATTCACTTCGAACCTCGTTGCAGGACAAATAAGAGATGAGTTATTTCATGGGACGGTCAAAATTTTAGTGGATGTTAGAGGAAGGGTATCTTGTGGAGAAGAATCCAGAATTCACTTGAGTTAACGAATAGTTAAAAAAGAATGATGTGTAATTCTTCTGCAGTACTTTTATATTGAATGACTGTTTAACTATAAAGTAAGGGGTTACTAGGGTTAagattatctactgagtgtCGTCACTCACGTTACTACGTTACCATGGCATTTCACACCAGGTATAGAAGACGGAGCTGAAGGATCATATCAACTTGAAGACAGCCTCCAAAAGAATCAAATGTATCAGTAGTAGCTCTATTTAATTTCTCTCAGTTAATTTCAAAGTATTGTAATTAAATTAAGCTTCTGTTGTTATTTAAAGAAAATGTCCTTtatttaagaaattattttggaaaatcttTTAATAACTACGTATCCGAAAATCAGGATGTTATACACAGGCAATCCTAATTCTTTTCTCTAATTAGTACTTTGTCTACTGCTTTGGTCAATTATAACCGCATTTTTACTACCTTCTCTGGGCTTGCAAAAATGGCTAGCATTTCTGTGAAAAAACAAACGCATTTGTCCAAATAGTATTATGTCCGAAAACATCGCCCAAAGGCCAAGCTGCAAGCACAAACAAGCcccccaaaaaacaaagaagctACAAAAAAATGTCGAAAGCCGAAAAATAACCTGGAAAAAAGCTTTCCAAAATATTGTTACTCCTATTTATGGCTTATAGATTTTaggtttttaaaataaaaaaaaaactttttcggaATTTCAATTTTCGAATGCATCAAATAGAAGAACCTATACAAAAATGGTGTATTTCTAAAGTGTGAGCTTATGAATGCAGAGATATAGCAAAGCATCTGTGTAGTTACTAAGAAAACACTTGTTAGAAAATGTGGAAGCTAAAGATTGCTGAAGGCAAGGGACCATATTTGTTTAGCACCAACAACTATGTTGGTAGACAAATTTGGGAATTCGACCCTAATGCAGGGACGCCAGAAGAAGGCGAAGCAGTTGAACAAGCTCGACAGGAGTACAAGGACAACTCTAAAAAAGACCGAACCCGAGCCCCACCTTGTGCTGATCTTCTAATGCGGATCCAGGTAACTACAAACTCCAACTtgtatctgattttttttttttgtcaatataaGTTGTGTTTGTTTGTCCCCGTAAAAAAGAGACAGAAAAAATAGCTTTTTGGCCTAATCGACCATAAAAAGtagtgcaattttgtttacagctgaaaaaggaaaacaagaatatcGATTTGAGTATTGCACCAGTGAGATTGGGGGAGACAGAAGAAGTGAAGTATGAAGCCGTGACAACTGCTTTGAGGAAAGCTATTCGATTAAATCGTGCAATCCAGTCAAGTGATGGCCACTGGCCAGCTGAAAATGCTGGTCCCATGTTTTTCACACCTCCCCTAGTaagccccccccccctctctctctccacgcgCGCGTGCAcgcccacacacacacatatgtaagTACATCAACAATCGTAGCGGACTGCATAGTGGTAGCAAGCATATAATATGCAACAGTTGTACATTGACTAAGGAGCAAAAGTGGCAGTGGACTGCATGGTGGTAGCGGTGTAGTAGTAGCGGGAGTATCAAATGATACGTAGTTAATCGGATTTAGGTggtcgtaatttttttaaattattttttggcgCCGGAGCATCTAAAGCGGTCGTTTAGTGGGCAAAAGATTAGATACAAAGCAATACGCAGTGGGCACCGGGTGATACGGGTGGGCATTTTGGGTAGCACAGGTATAGCAGTACCGGAGGTCCAAAAAATTGCTACGTAGTGATGGGTTTTAACTTTTATGTTATGTGTGTTTTTGTCCGATGGGAAGTGAAATCATGTGGCCATTTGGCAATTCACATCCACTCTCCATTcttcttttggtatttttgcgcgtttttcttgaatttttgttagatttactTTATATTTTGGGTTATtcattcgtctcaacgagagtagtttaaaaggtaaaaaaattatgaattactgaggacgaaaaaaatatcaaacggctggtatttttgtttttagtgtcatttttatataaaaaaaatttcaactacggtctacatttttatacttttctgatttctctcgtcaagataaatgattaattccaaaaattaagacgaaaggtaaaaaatactgaaaaaaaCTTCGGATAAAAAATTTAGGGAGAACTAGTCTTTTCTCCCATTATTGATTGATACCATTTCCAGTAAAAAaacaccacctcacccccctaGCGTAAGCATGTGAAATAGCTGTGAGAGGGGCTGTAGGAATTAGTCCAAGGTGCGTGCAAGCTGGCCCTGGATACTCTGCATTGGTAACTAAATATCCTTAGTTGAGTATACTAATCAGATagttttttctcctttgatttCAAGCCATCTGAGTGTTCCTATTGAACCAATTACGAGTGTTACAATTTTTTTGCAGATAATCATCCTATACATTAGTGGAGCAATCAATACAATTCTAACAGCAGAACACAAAAAGGAGTTGATTCGCTATTTTTATCTTCATCAGGTAAGTTCTAATCCAATTCCCATGAATCTTTGGCATAGAAAATCCAAACTAGTCCAATGTGTATCTAAGCTATTGGCGCAATGTTTGCTATGTAGAACGATGATGGGGGATGGGGATTCTATATGGAAGGCCACAGCACCATGATCGGTTCGGCACTTAGCTATGTTGCCTTGCGATTGCTAGGAGAAGGGCCCGATGATGGAGAAAATGGGGCAATGACCAAAGGCCGGGAGTGGATTCTTGACAATGGTGGTGCAACTGGAATTCCTTCTTGGGGAAAGGTCTATCTTTCGGTATGATGCAACTTTCTTTCAAACTTCAAGGAAAATTTGTGGAAATAAAATTGATGGATTGTTTTGAATCTCTCCTTTTCAGGTGCTAGGTGTGTATGAATGGGCAGGCAGCAATCCTTTGCCTCCAGAGTTCTggctttttccttcatttttcccTTATCATCCAGGTAGTGAAAAGTTGGTTTACTTACTCTATGTTGAGAGAATCAAATTCATGAGAGTTACGATTTTCTATAGTGTGTCTTTGTACTATTATGTAGCCTGGTCTGATCAACATCTATTTCTTTAATTAGCGAAAATGTGGTGCTATTGTCGCACGGCTTACATGCCCATGTCGTATTTGTATGCGAAGAAATACCATGGGCCGATCACTGATCTAGTCAAGGCATTGAGACAAGAAATTCACACCAAGCCATATGAGGAAATCTGCTGGAACAAAGCGCGACATGACTGTTGTAAGGTTGGTAAAATCTATTGATGATCATTTCTGTCTTACGATTCATGTATAAGTTAGGAAATTACAATTCCGATATGTTTATCGCTACTGCAGGAGGATCTCTACTACCGTCATACCTTTGTACAAGACTTACTTTGGGATGGTCTTCATTACTTGAGTGAGCCAATTATAACCCGTTGGCCCTTCAacaagattagagagagagccatGCAAAAAGCGATTAAGTACATGCGTTATGGAGCAGAGAGCAGCAGATACATTGCCATAGGATGTGTAGAAAAGGTAATTAAGTCGCCTAAACTAGAGAACTTGATTGTAAATCATATTGAAGTTGTTTCTGTTGCAGAGTTTGCACATGATGTGTTGCTGGGCAGAGGACCCAAATGGTGATGAGTTCAAGTACCATCTAGCTAGAGTTCCGGATTACTTGTGGCTTGCCgaagatggaatgaaaatgcaggttagttttttttatgacaatCTCAATTCTGGTTTCGTCATTCTTCATTTAGAGATTGTCGCTTATAATGTAAGCTCGATGTTCCATTCAGGCTCAATTGTCAATTAATCCGGTTGTTTCATTGCAGAGTTTTGGTAGTCAGCTATGGGATTGTGCTTTAGCAACTCAAGCAATTATTGCCAGCAATATGGTAGATGAATATGGCGATTCACTAAAGAAAGCACATTTTTACATCAAAGAATCACAGGTTCTTTTCTACCATTTGATATGCTTGTCTGTGTACATACACAAACACAATTACATAAGTATGGTTaagtttagtgaaatttcaTTTAGCTGTTTATACTGTTAAATTGAAGGTCAAAGAAAATCCAGCTGGGGATTTCAAGAGTATGTATAGGCACTTTACTAAAGGATCGTGGACTTTCTCGGATCAAGACCATGGTTGGGGGGTTTCGGATTGCACAGCAGAATCGTTTAAGGTAATCTACATCTGTATTCATCAGCACATATTTGGAGCAATTAAGAAATTAATTGTTCGCCgtaaccaaatttttttcttttgcatgcAGTGTCTACTCTTACTTTCTCAAATGCCTTCTGAAATTGCTGGAGAAAAAGCTGATGTCGAGCGATTGCACGATGCTGTGAATGGGTTGCTTTACTTACAGGTACTACATAGATCATATTATTCATTGCTATTTATAAACTTACTTCACAACTTAACTAACTGAATTATCTaacttctctctccacttagAGCCCTGAAAGTGGTGGGTTTGCAGTATGGGAGCCCCCAATTCCACAACCATATTTACAGGTAATTTTTTGGTTCTACAAAGAGTTATTGTCGCACAAGCCTCCTTTTACACTCTTATTAAAGAAGTTCTAAAACAAGCcatgtcttttctttctttgttcactTTTAAATAGTGACACACCGATGAAACAATGCGATGGTTTGTCAAATCCTTTTTACAACTTTTTAAACTTCTCAGGATTTGAATCCTTCGGAAATATTTGCTGACATTGTGGTCGAGAAAGAGTAAGAACTTAAACCTTTATTATCTTCGTCATATAGTTTATAAACAATGGCTGGTCCATATAACTAACAATATGATCCTTCTTAGGCATGTTGAGTGCACTGCTTCGATAATCCAAGCTCTTGTGACATTCAAACGCTTGCACCCAGGCCatagagagaaagaaatagaaaccTCAGTGGCGAAAGCAATTCGTTTTCTAGAAGAGATACAATGGCCTGATGGTTCTTGGTGAGTTTCAACTGCTTTCTTTTGGACTCATTTGTGCAAATCGAGGTACTTTGGGAACAAATAGGAAAACGACTCAAATGTGTACAACCCTGTTGGCAGGTATGGATACTGGGGAATTTGTTTCATCTACGGCACATTTTTTGCTCTTGGGGGGTTTGCTTCGGTTGAAAAGACATACAACAATAGTGAAGCAGTCCGTAGAGCTGTTGGATTTTTGCTTTCAACACAAAACGAAGAAGGGGGTTGGGGTGAAAGCCTTGAATCATGCCCATCTATGGTAACTCCAACACCTAGGTTAATTATGGATCTGATGATATCCTTggactaaaaaattgaaattgctAGCTTAACGAAGAAGGGGGTTGGGCGACCAATGATATGGTGCACGATTCTTGATAAAATTTTCTTGCTCATGTTTAGCGTTTATGTGATACAGAAGTATCAACCGTTGGAAGGGAATCGAACGAATCTGGTACAAACATCATGGGCTATGCTGGGACTTCTTTATGGCGGACAAGTTAGTGATCTTAACATCCGAAGTGTTAAATTGCTAACTTATTCACATTTCATAAGAAAATAAGTTATAGAATGGAGTACTGCAAGTATTTAATTTGTGTCTTCTTTATTAATgtcatcatatatatatttccaGGCTCAAAGAGATACGACACCGCTGCATAAAGCAGCAAGGATTTTAATAAACGCACAAATGGTCGATGGTGATTTCCCTCAGCAGGTAATTTTCATGTCAAGATAGTTTGTGAAACAATACCAAATTAAGTTTGTGTTGTACTACAAAAATTCTTATCTCATCTTCTattctctttgtttgtttgtttttgttcaccATAAAACAGGAAACTACCGGTTGTGTCATGAAGAACTGCATGTTACATTATGCACAATACAGGAACATATTCCCAACGTGGGCGCTCGGAGAATATCGGAAATGTGTTTGGCCATCTTCCTAGAAAGTATAAACTCAGGCTCGAAGACCGAGGTTCCACGAATGAAAGCACAGTTCATCTTTTACTATGTAACAACAACAAGCCATCAAAAGAGAGAATTATTATTTCCTCTTTTATGTTGACAAGAAGATACTATTGATGAACAATAATGCATGGGGTACCTTACTAACACTCATTGCAGCATGATTGCTTTATTTttgtatcaaaaataattaataaaacagaacaATTACTACTACCTAAAAGATAGCGGTAGGTACTCTGAGTATTGTTCTCAGGGATTACGAAGGCTAAGTTGCGATTGCTTCCAttgatttctaaattaatttggaaagagatttgattgtttgatttctaaaattttgaaaactaaattatcataaagcaattaaaaagtagagag carries:
- the LOC131321032 gene encoding dammarenediol II synthase-like isoform X2; translation: MWKLKIAEGKGPYLFSTNNYVGRQIWEFDPNAGTPEEGEAVEQARQEYKDNSKKDRTRAPPCADLLMRIQLKKENKNIDLSIAPVRLGETEEVKYEAVTTALRKAIRLNRAIQSSDGHWPAENAGPMFFTPPLIIILYISGAINTILTAEHKKELIRYFYLHQNDDGGWGFYMEGHSTMIGSALSYVALRLLGEGPDDGENGAMTKGREWILDNGGATGIPSWGKVYLSVLGVYEWAGSNPLPPEFWLFPSFFPYHPAKMWCYCRTAYMPMSYLYAKKYHGPITDLVKALRQEIHTKPYEEICWNKARHDCCKEDLYYRHTFVQDLLWDGLHYLSEPIITRWPFNKIRERAMQKAIKYMRYGAESSRYIAIGCVEKSLHMMCCWAEDPNGDEFKYHLARVPDYLWLAEDGMKMQSFGSQLWDCALATQAIIASNMVDEYGDSLKKAHFYIKESQVKENPAGDFKSMYRHFTKGSWTFSDQDHGWGVSDCTAESFKCLLLLSQMPSEIAGEKADVERLHDAVNGLLYLQSPESGGFAVWEPPIPQPYLQDLNPSEIFADIVVEKEHVECTASIIQALVTFKRLHPGHREKEIETSVAKAIRFLEEIQWPDGSWYGYWGICFIYGTFFALGGFASVEKTYNNSEAVRRAVGFLLSTQNEEGGWGESLESCPSMKYQPLEGNRTNLVQTSWAMLGLLYGGQAQRDTTPLHKAARILINAQMVDGDFPQQETTGCVMKNCMLHYAQYRNIFPTWALGEYRKCVWPSS
- the LOC131321032 gene encoding dammarenediol II synthase-like isoform X3: MWKLKIAEGKGPYLFSTNNYVGRQIWEFDPNAGTPEEGEAVEQARQEYKDNSKKDRTRAPPCADLLMRIQLKKENKNIDLSIAPVRLGETEEVKYEAVTTALRKAIRLNRAIQSSDGHWPAENAGPMFFTPPLIIILYISGAINTILTAEHKKELIRYFYLHQNDDGGWGFYMEGHSTMIGSALSYVALRLLGEGPDDGENGAMTKGREWILDNGGATGIPSWGKVYLSVLGVYEWAGSNPLPPEFWLFPSFFPYHPAKMWCYCRTAYMPMSYLYAKKYHGPITDLVKALRQEIHTKPYEEICWNKARHDCCKEDLYYRHTFVQDLLWDGLHYLSEPIITRWPFNKIRERAMQKAIKYMRYGAESSRYIAIGCVEKLFLLQSLHMMCCWAEDPNGDEFKYHLARVPDYLWLAEDGMKMQSFGSQLWDCALATQAIIASNMVDEYGDSLKKAHFYIKESQVKENPAGDFKSMYRHFTKGSWTFSDQDHGWGVSDCTAESFKCLLLLSQMPSEIAGEKADVERLHDAVNGLLYLQSPESGGFAVWEPPIPQPYLQDLNPSEIFADIVVEKEHVECTASIIQALVTFKRLHPGHREKEIETSVAKAIRFLEEIQWPDGSWYGYWGICFIYGTFFALGGFASVEKTYNNSEAVRRAVGFLLSTQNEEGGWGESLESCPSMVTPTPRSINRWKGIERIWYKHHGLCWDFFMADKLKEIRHRCIKQQGF
- the LOC131321032 gene encoding dammarenediol II synthase-like isoform X1, with the translated sequence MWKLKIAEGKGPYLFSTNNYVGRQIWEFDPNAGTPEEGEAVEQARQEYKDNSKKDRTRAPPCADLLMRIQLKKENKNIDLSIAPVRLGETEEVKYEAVTTALRKAIRLNRAIQSSDGHWPAENAGPMFFTPPLIIILYISGAINTILTAEHKKELIRYFYLHQNDDGGWGFYMEGHSTMIGSALSYVALRLLGEGPDDGENGAMTKGREWILDNGGATGIPSWGKVYLSVLGVYEWAGSNPLPPEFWLFPSFFPYHPAKMWCYCRTAYMPMSYLYAKKYHGPITDLVKALRQEIHTKPYEEICWNKARHDCCKEDLYYRHTFVQDLLWDGLHYLSEPIITRWPFNKIRERAMQKAIKYMRYGAESSRYIAIGCVEKLFLLQSLHMMCCWAEDPNGDEFKYHLARVPDYLWLAEDGMKMQSFGSQLWDCALATQAIIASNMVDEYGDSLKKAHFYIKESQVKENPAGDFKSMYRHFTKGSWTFSDQDHGWGVSDCTAESFKCLLLLSQMPSEIAGEKADVERLHDAVNGLLYLQSPESGGFAVWEPPIPQPYLQDLNPSEIFADIVVEKEHVECTASIIQALVTFKRLHPGHREKEIETSVAKAIRFLEEIQWPDGSWYGYWGICFIYGTFFALGGFASVEKTYNNSEAVRRAVGFLLSTQNEEGGWGESLESCPSMKYQPLEGNRTNLVQTSWAMLGLLYGGQAQRDTTPLHKAARILINAQMVDGDFPQQETTGCVMKNCMLHYAQYRNIFPTWALGEYRKCVWPSS